The region CGCGACCTTTCGCAGTTCCATTTCCACGCATAGGAGAACGCCATGGGCGTCCGTACCAACCTGCTCGGTATCACTCCGCTCGCGGCTGAAACCCAGACGTGCGCGAATAACGGCCAGGACCTTCCCGGCATGCTGAACTTCGCCGCCGAGAAAGTCGCCGATGCGATTCAGGTGCTCAACGCGATCGCCGACTTCCTGCCGGCCGGGTCGAACCTGACCGCGATCAACTCGGCGATCACGTCGCTGACCTGATCCACCCGATTCACCCCGCTATCGCCCGGCACCGGCCGGGCGCGCAGGAGTTCGCATGTCTGAAAACCAGAAACAGGCACCCAAAGCCGGCGCCGCGAAAGGCAGTGAAAAAGCCCCGAGCCTCTACAAGGAACTCGAGGCGATGTCGGATGCGGCTCTTTCGACTGGCGACCTCGCGTGTCATGCCGCGCTGCATTCGGTTGTCGTCGCGCTCGCCGGCGCGAAGTTCGCCGCGTCGCAAGCAGAGCACGTCGGCAAGCCGTCCGAAGAAGCGCTGGTGCTGCTCGAGCGCGTGAAGGCGCTGTAAGGGGACTCGAAGATGCCGCTCTCGAAAGAGGAACGCGACGCACTGCCGCCGGCGCACTTTGCTGTGCCCGGCAAGCGGAAACTGCCGATCAACGACGACACGCACACGCGTCTCGCCTGGGATCAGGTAGACCGCACGCAGGGCCTCGCAGAAGCCGAGCGCTCGGAAGCGCGTGCCCGGATTCTGCGCCGCGCGAAGGAACTCGGCATCGACACTTCCGATTGGGACAAGACCGTGCACGCGGCGGCAATAACGCTGTGGGGCATGTCGCTCAACGTCCCGGAAGTCGCAAACCATCCGAACCGCATGCCGTTCTCCGGCGTGCTCACGTTCGTGAACCAGCCGTCTGACCTGCCGCCTGGCGGATCGGGCGGCAAGCGCACCTACCTGCCGAAGGACGTCGCTGAGAAGGCCCTCGAAAGCCTGCTCGGCATGGCGGTGGACTTTTCAGACGACCTGAGCGCCCACAACGTCACCCAGAAGATCGGTGTGATCACGGGCGCTGAGATCGTCGGCGAAGAGGTGCGGATTGAAGGCTTTTTCTACGCTGCGGACTTTCCGCAGGTTTGCACCAAGATTCAGGACGAGAAAGAGGACTTGGGCTTCAGCTACGAAGTCCGGGCTCAAACTCGTCCGATGGGCGACCTGCTTCAGATTGTGAGCTGCGTGTTCACCGGCGCTGCCGTCCTCTACAAGGACAAGGCTGCCTACCAGTCAACATCATTGGCCGCACAGGCTGAACAGGGAATCGATATGGACCCGAAGGAATTGCAGGAACTGCTCGCCAACGCTCTCAAGCCGCTGGCGACGCAACTGGAAGGCGTGACGAAGGAAGTCGCGACGCTGAAGGCATCCAGCGAACAGGCGATCCAAGCCAACCGGGAGACGCGCGACCGCGTCGCGCCGCACACCACCGCCCTGCGCAACTGCGCTGCCGCGATGGAAGCCGCCGGCATGGGTCTGGACAGCCACCGCGGTCACGTGAAGGTTCTGCACCATATGGCCGCTTCGATGGAAGCGGACGCCGCCGCCGGCAAGGTGCCGCACATCTTCCGAGACCACGACTGGGGCTTCGCGGCTTCGGCCGAAACGCAAAAGCCGGCTACCGAGGCCGCTCCGGCGCTCGACGCGAACAACCCCGTCATCAAGGGCATCACGGACACGCTTTCCGGTCTCAGCACGCAACTGACCGACCTGAAGGCCGCTGCGTTCAAGGCTGCTGAAGCGCCCGCGCGCAGGACGCTTTCGTCCGACGTCATGACGCTGCTCGCCAAGGGCGGCATTAAGGTCGAGGACACGAAGGAAGGTCTGACCGAAGGGCAGATCGACACGATGCTGGAAGCGGCGGGTGTGACGGGCATCTCGGCCCGGATCGCTGCCAAGCAGCAGATCGCCCAGGCCGGCCTGCTGCGCAAGTAAGCGACGCGCCAACGCACCTCACATCCAGACTTCACAGGAAAAGCCATGACTATCATTGCACGCGCCGCTTCCGCTTCGGAAGATCCGGCGCTGATCGCGCTCGGCAACACGCTGGGCGCTAGCAGCCAGGGAATGCACGCTTTGTCGGCCGCCGCCGACTACAGCGGGCCTGGCGCTCTCGAAGTGCCGGTGTTCGAGCGCGAAATCGTCGACATCATCCGTCGCGAATCGCCGATGCTGGCCATCACGTCGCATGTGCCCGCGACCGGCCACCCGCACCGCTACTTCGAACAGGTCGCGATCGCGGCCGCCACGGCCAACGATCCGCGAAACCTCGCGGCCACGCCGTCTGGTCCGACGCGCGTCGAACGCGCCGCGTTCATCAAAGCGAGCGTCGCACAATCGAACCTGTCGCTGTTCGACCGCGACGTGACCGAGCAGCAGGGCCAGTTCGCTTCGCTGCAGGCGAAGGACGTCGAAGACATCATCACGGCGATCATCATCCTGCGCGCGAACATGTACTGGGCCGGCACGGATACGTCGCTGCTCGTCCCGACGACGCTTCAATGGGTCGGCGGTCTCGAACAGATCACGCAACAGGCCACGATTCCGTACGGCTCGTCGATCATCGACGGTCTGAAGACGATGGTCGCCACGATGATGGCGAACAAAACCTTCAAGCCGAAGCCCACGGCGATCGCGATGAACCCGCTGCTCATCGACAAGATCGAGAAGGAAGCGAAGGCGTCGCACATCGAACTGAAGACGAAGGAGATCGTCGTCGGCGTCACCGTGAAGTATCTGGCCACCCAGGCCGGCGACCTGCCGCTGATCCCGGATCCGTTCATGCCGACCGATTCGACCGGCAAGTACGGCTTCGCCAACCCGGGGTCGGGCTTCAACAACTACTACGCGGCGATCCTGACGATGCCGATGGTGGAAATCCCGTACATCGGCAAGGGCACCGACGGCAAGCCGCGCATCTTCCAACTCGGCCTGACCGGCAATCTGGCTGGCCAGTTCGTGGGCGTCCAGTTCGACGCGATCATCTTCAAGGGCTATTCGTACGCCCACGCGGTCGTCGCGGTGGTCAGCAACTAAGCCTGCACACAGTCGTAACGCGCCGTCTTCGGGCGGCATTGAGCAGAGGGCATCGGTTCGCGCCGATGCCCTTTTTCTTTTCACCAACCCAAAGGATAGACATGCGGCTTTTTCTAACCACCGGCAAGCGCGACCACCTCGTCATCTGCCAGCCCGGCCTCGAATTTCCGACGTCGGACTTCCTCGCGGACGATGGTCACCCGCTGACATTCAAGGTTCAGTTCACGGACGGCGAAGCGCGCGGCGTGCCGAGCAATCTTGGCGAGTACCTGATCGACAAGGGCGTCGCACAGCGCACTCCGATCATTGCTGACCTCGCGATGGCGCAGCGGCTCGAAGTGCATGACGAACGCGTGCGCACGCACATCATGTTGACCTCGCAATGACCCAACGAAACGATCTTTCCGGTGCCGGCGGCGAACTGGGCCCGGCGCTGCAGTGCTTACAGACCCCCACGCAACTCGGCCTGACCGGCACAGTTCCGTCCGCCGGCAACCTGATAGGCACCACGCTTGTTTCGAATGGCTGGAAACTGTTCTCCGTTGGCCTGAAGAGCACACAGGCTGGTCAGATCAGCATCCAGCGCTTCCTCGATCTAGCGGGCGCCGTGCCGCAGGGTGCCGCAGTCACGGCAACCATCACCGCGAACACGGCAGCTTACGCGACAGTCGGCACCGACGGCCTGCCGTTCGCGAGCGTGCAGGTGACTGTATCGAACACAGGCGGCGCGGCCGCGACGCTGTCCAACGTGCAGGGCCTCTTCCAGGCGTCGTGATATGCCATCTTCCTACCTGAGCAGCGGCGACTTTTCGACGTATGGATTGCCGAGTGGCACGACGCCGGCACAGGTGACGACGGCATCGACGCTGATCGATCTGTACCTGAAACGCCCGGAAGGATTGGTCTGGATGCCTGACGGCACGGGCGCGCCCGCGTGGATGGCAGCGCTTTCGCCCAGTATCACCTACCAGTGTGCTGGTCCTATTGCACCCGGCCAGAATGTCGTGGTCGAGTTGACCGGCGGCGTCGCGACAATCCAGATTGGCGACGTGCTGATCCTCGATCGCACGAGCAGCGGCATTGCCGAGCCGGTCGTGGTTGTGTCGTTCGGCAACGGCTTGCAGTCCGTTGCCGGCGTGACGCCACC is a window of Paraburkholderia sp. D15 DNA encoding:
- a CDS encoding DUF6582 domain-containing protein; the encoded protein is MPLSKEERDALPPAHFAVPGKRKLPINDDTHTRLAWDQVDRTQGLAEAERSEARARILRRAKELGIDTSDWDKTVHAAAITLWGMSLNVPEVANHPNRMPFSGVLTFVNQPSDLPPGGSGGKRTYLPKDVAEKALESLLGMAVDFSDDLSAHNVTQKIGVITGAEIVGEEVRIEGFFYAADFPQVCTKIQDEKEDLGFSYEVRAQTRPMGDLLQIVSCVFTGAAVLYKDKAAYQSTSLAAQAEQGIDMDPKELQELLANALKPLATQLEGVTKEVATLKASSEQAIQANRETRDRVAPHTTALRNCAAAMEAAGMGLDSHRGHVKVLHHMAASMEADAAAGKVPHIFRDHDWGFAASAETQKPATEAAPALDANNPVIKGITDTLSGLSTQLTDLKAAAFKAAEAPARRTLSSDVMTLLAKGGIKVEDTKEGLTEGQIDTMLEAAGVTGISARIAAKQQIAQAGLLRK